One Deinococcus grandis DNA window includes the following coding sequences:
- a CDS encoding metallophosphoesterase, with translation MQGVTLTAAPDVIELPALALVLLVGVPGSGRGAFAARHFAPDEVFDARTFPDADALRAAVVARLAAGELAVVIAPAVRPLERAPWSALAREHDVKAVAVLLDEDRAVLEARAGGTLSREELIAQVSELRRTAGGLRAEGFRQAWHLRGEQIGRVGVRRVPLRVDRRDLSGPFDLIGDVHGCLEELRDLLTRLGYVPDGESVTPPAGRTAVFLGDLTDRGPDSAGVLRLVMGMVASGAALCVTGNHDEKLLRALSGKAVKPLHGLDVTLAELQAAGPAFQAQVRTFLEGLPAHLVLDGGRLIAAHGGLPAHLHGRGSGRARSFALYGDTTGERDELGLPVRRDWAAGYAGAPLVAYGHTPHASPRWVGNTVNLDTGCAFGGALTALRYPERETLSVPARAVYAPPPRPLPPGQPQA, from the coding sequence ATGCAGGGCGTGACCCTGACCGCCGCCCCCGACGTGATCGAGCTGCCTGCGCTGGCGCTGGTGCTCCTCGTGGGCGTGCCCGGATCGGGCCGGGGGGCGTTCGCGGCGCGGCACTTCGCGCCGGACGAGGTGTTCGACGCCCGGACCTTCCCGGACGCGGACGCCCTGCGCGCGGCGGTCGTGGCGCGGCTGGCGGCGGGGGAACTGGCGGTCGTGATCGCCCCGGCGGTCCGGCCCCTGGAGCGCGCGCCCTGGTCGGCCCTGGCCCGCGAGCACGACGTGAAGGCAGTGGCTGTGCTGCTGGACGAGGACCGCGCCGTGCTGGAGGCCCGCGCCGGGGGCACCCTGAGCCGCGAGGAGCTGATCGCGCAGGTCTCGGAGTTGCGGCGCACGGCAGGTGGCCTGCGGGCCGAGGGCTTCCGGCAGGCGTGGCACCTGCGCGGCGAGCAGATCGGGCGGGTGGGCGTGCGGCGCGTGCCGCTGCGGGTGGACCGCCGGGACCTGAGCGGGCCGTTCGACCTGATCGGGGACGTGCACGGCTGCCTGGAGGAACTGCGCGACCTGCTCACCCGCCTCGGGTACGTCCCTGACGGGGAGTCGGTGACGCCCCCGGCGGGCCGCACGGCGGTGTTCCTGGGAGACCTGACCGACCGGGGGCCGGACAGTGCGGGCGTGCTGCGGCTGGTGATGGGCATGGTGGCGTCGGGCGCGGCGCTGTGCGTGACCGGCAACCACGACGAGAAGCTCCTGCGGGCGCTGAGCGGCAAGGCGGTGAAGCCTCTGCACGGGCTGGACGTGACCCTCGCGGAGTTGCAGGCCGCCGGGCCCGCGTTCCAGGCGCAGGTGCGCACCTTTCTGGAGGGGCTCCCGGCGCATCTCGTGCTGGACGGGGGGCGGCTGATCGCGGCGCACGGGGGCCTCCCGGCGCACCTGCACGGGCGCGGAAGTGGCCGCGCACGGAGTTTCGCGCTGTACGGCGACACGACCGGCGAACGCGACGAGCTGGGCCTCCCGGTCCGGCGCGACTGGGCGGCCGGGTACGCGGGCGCGCCGCTGGTCGCGTACGGGCACACGCCGCACGCCTCGCCCCGCTGGGTGGGGAACACCGTGAACCTCGACACCGGCTGCGCGTTCGGCGGGGCGCTGACCGCGCTGCGCTACCCCGAACGGGAGACGCTCAGCGTTCCGGCCCGCGCGGTGTACGCCCCGCCGCCGCGTCCCCTCCCGCCGGGGCAACCGCAGGCGTAG
- a CDS encoding glycoside hydrolase family 26 protein, which produces MRRAALLLPLLIGSLSTATTSPRSADQWYTHARAQARAGQWTAAESAYLQATTLNPTAANWRALADTRVQLRDYDGAVQAYTQAANLARTRGDLNTARATDLIAARYRQEGQAYLLAPAPFSPDPTPGCAPRPARLEPTAGILLGRYADEQALTPTGTLRAEPGLGGPLAVSFRYFTLRTPGRGETFPTRWVRAARQAGMAVHIALEPGMPLRQITEQTLTPFAKAARASGAPVYLRFAGEFNDPANEWSRDPALYRAKFRLVHDVMARLAPNVALVWMPMGTRLDVIDRYYPGADAVDWVGLSVYAAPFRNGNVRDSALTDSPLDALDVIYRRYACAHPIQISEFAASSRSGAQPETGYAAFAAAKLREAYWGAALKYPRVKNINWLDLNMLTSPYVQPRPVTRRNDYRLLGSPEKLAAFRELLTHPAFLTRPGAGATLTPRALPTTVSSGAAHSGNLWIKAVDTPARVILTLDGQPVPVGQTLPYAFTLPADLTPGPHALTLTVHNRQGEVILTRTTPFSAQ; this is translated from the coding sequence ATGCGCCGCGCCGCCCTCCTGCTGCCCCTCCTGATCGGCTCGCTGAGCACGGCCACCACCTCGCCCCGCAGCGCCGACCAGTGGTACACCCACGCCCGCGCGCAGGCCCGCGCCGGACAGTGGACCGCCGCCGAGAGCGCGTACCTTCAGGCGACCACCCTGAACCCCACCGCCGCGAACTGGCGCGCCCTGGCCGACACCCGCGTGCAGCTGCGCGACTACGACGGCGCCGTGCAGGCCTACACGCAGGCCGCGAACCTCGCCCGCACGCGCGGCGACCTGAACACCGCCCGCGCCACCGACCTGATCGCCGCCCGCTACCGGCAGGAAGGGCAGGCCTACCTGCTGGCCCCCGCCCCCTTCAGCCCCGACCCCACGCCCGGCTGCGCCCCCCGGCCCGCCCGACTGGAACCCACCGCCGGCATCCTGCTGGGCCGCTACGCCGACGAGCAGGCCCTGACCCCCACCGGCACTCTGCGCGCCGAACCCGGACTGGGCGGCCCGCTGGCCGTGAGCTTCCGGTACTTCACGCTGCGCACCCCCGGCCGCGGCGAGACCTTCCCGACCCGCTGGGTGCGCGCCGCGCGGCAGGCGGGCATGGCCGTGCACATCGCGCTGGAACCCGGAATGCCGCTGCGGCAGATCACCGAGCAGACCCTGACGCCCTTCGCGAAGGCCGCCCGCGCCTCCGGGGCGCCGGTCTACCTGCGCTTCGCCGGGGAGTTCAACGACCCCGCCAACGAGTGGAGCCGCGACCCCGCGCTGTACCGCGCCAAGTTCCGCCTCGTGCATGACGTCATGGCGCGGCTGGCGCCGAACGTCGCGCTCGTCTGGATGCCGATGGGCACCCGCCTGGACGTCATCGACCGCTACTACCCCGGCGCGGACGCCGTGGACTGGGTGGGCCTGAGCGTCTACGCTGCACCCTTCCGCAACGGCAACGTCCGCGACAGCGCCCTGACCGACAGCCCGCTGGACGCGCTGGACGTCATCTACCGCCGCTACGCCTGCGCGCACCCCATCCAGATCAGCGAGTTCGCGGCCTCCAGCCGCAGCGGCGCGCAGCCTGAGACCGGGTACGCCGCGTTCGCCGCCGCGAAACTCCGCGAAGCCTACTGGGGCGCCGCGCTGAAGTACCCGCGCGTGAAGAACATCAACTGGCTGGATCTGAACATGCTCACCAGCCCCTACGTGCAGCCCCGCCCCGTCACGCGCCGCAACGACTACCGCCTGCTCGGCAGCCCGGAGAAACTCGCCGCGTTCCGCGAACTCCTCACGCACCCGGCGTTCCTCACGCGGCCCGGCGCGGGCGCCACCCTCACCCCACGCGCGCTCCCCACCACGGTCAGCAGCGGCGCGGCCCACAGCGGGAACCTCTGGATCAAGGCGGTGGATACGCCCGCCCGCGTGATCCTCACCCTCGACGGGCAGCCGGTTCCGGTCGGGCAGACCCTGCCGTACGCCTTCACGCTGCCCGCCGACCTCACGCCCGGGCCGCACGCCCTGACCCTCACGGTGCACAACCGGCAGGGCGAGGTGATCCTGACCCGCACCACCCCCTTCAGCGCGCAGTGA
- a CDS encoding nucleotidyltransferase domain-containing protein, with product MSEFTFPPQLTQAVQEHAFPLVFATVSGAHLYGFPSADSDWDLRGAHVLPLTEVLGLREGPGTWSLERDDGVVELDLVTHDARKFAGLLLKRNGYVLEQLLSPLVVHSSAAHAALVALAPGVLTRHHAGHYLGFTVNQ from the coding sequence ATGTCGGAATTCACCTTCCCCCCTCAGCTGACCCAGGCTGTTCAGGAGCACGCCTTCCCACTGGTGTTCGCGACGGTCAGCGGGGCGCACCTGTACGGCTTTCCGAGTGCGGACAGCGACTGGGATCTGCGCGGCGCGCACGTGCTGCCCCTGACCGAGGTGCTGGGCCTGCGCGAGGGGCCGGGCACGTGGTCGCTGGAGCGGGATGACGGGGTGGTGGAGCTGGATCTGGTGACGCATGACGCGCGGAAGTTCGCGGGGCTGCTGCTGAAACGCAACGGGTACGTGCTGGAGCAGTTGCTGTCGCCGCTGGTGGTGCACTCGTCGGCGGCGCACGCGGCGCTGGTGGCCCTCGCGCCGGGGGTGTTGACCCGGCATCACGCGGGGCATTACCTGGGGTTCACGGTGAACCAGTAG
- a CDS encoding nucleotidyltransferase domain-containing protein, translated as MTRDLLPGTRVALHVPLPGVAQGTWGVVTGGAGSMYDVDFTGVVRSVNRVHLKVARADAEAIPAAHEDLRPFVQYGCVMGSRAFGLGTDASDTDVRGFYLPPARLHWSLAGVPEQLEFESPGREEVYWEAGKFVRLALRANPNVLEVLASPLPLTVTLVAAALLDIRDAFLSRLIVTTYGEYVRAQMRRLENERRTHGEVRLKHLVHLLRLLISGAHALRTGEILVDVTPHRDALLAIKRGETTWAEADAWRQALQAEFEHAAAHTRLPERPDAARVEAWLLDARRAALDW; from the coding sequence ATGACCCGTGACCTGCTCCCCGGAACGCGCGTGGCTCTGCATGTACCCCTGCCCGGGGTGGCGCAGGGCACGTGGGGTGTCGTGACGGGCGGGGCGGGGAGCATGTACGACGTGGATTTTACCGGGGTGGTGCGGTCCGTGAACCGCGTGCATCTGAAGGTGGCTCGCGCGGATGCCGAGGCGATCCCGGCTGCTCATGAGGACCTGCGCCCCTTCGTGCAGTACGGGTGCGTGATGGGCAGTCGCGCCTTCGGGCTGGGCACGGACGCGTCCGACACGGACGTGCGGGGCTTCTACCTGCCGCCCGCCCGGCTGCACTGGAGCCTCGCGGGGGTGCCCGAGCAGCTGGAGTTCGAGTCGCCGGGCCGCGAGGAGGTGTACTGGGAGGCGGGGAAATTCGTGCGGCTGGCGCTGCGGGCGAACCCGAACGTGCTGGAGGTCCTGGCCTCACCGCTGCCGCTGACGGTCACGCTGGTCGCGGCGGCGCTGCTGGACATCCGGGACGCGTTCCTGAGTCGCCTGATCGTCACGACGTACGGGGAGTACGTGCGGGCGCAGATGCGCCGCCTGGAGAACGAGCGGCGCACGCACGGCGAGGTGCGCCTGAAGCACCTCGTGCACCTGCTGCGCCTCCTGATCAGTGGCGCGCACGCCCTGCGGACCGGGGAGATCCTCGTGGACGTCACCCCGCACCGAGACGCGCTGCTGGCCATCAAGCGCGGCGAGACGACCTGGGCCGAGGCGGACGCGTGGCGGCAGGCCCTGCAGGCCGAGTTCGAGCACGCCGCCGCCCACACCCGCCTGCCCGAACGCCCCGACGCAGCGCGGGTCGAGGCGTGGCTGCTGGACGCCCGGCGCGCCGCGCTCGACTGGTAG
- a CDS encoding phosphoribosylanthranilate isomerase, translating into MQVKVCGTTSVRDAVLSAGAGADALGFIFAPVSRRLVTPQVAREAGLSVGPSVARVGVFLDQGLDEVLRTAEAARVSAVQLHGRLSGLYVTAVAAYYPVLRVVRPADLAAEADMWHGHNGVTLMLDAPEPGGGIPLDWNALRPLFPHGAWLAGGLGAGNVAAAMQALNPAGVDAVSRLESGPGVKDPAAVRAFVQEARRAAQSYPQ; encoded by the coding sequence GTGCAGGTGAAGGTGTGCGGCACGACCAGCGTGCGCGACGCTGTCCTGAGTGCCGGGGCGGGTGCGGACGCGCTGGGCTTCATCTTCGCGCCGGTCAGCAGGCGGCTGGTGACGCCGCAGGTGGCGCGCGAGGCGGGTCTGAGCGTCGGGCCGAGCGTGGCGCGGGTGGGCGTGTTCCTGGACCAGGGGCTGGACGAGGTGCTGCGCACGGCGGAGGCCGCGCGGGTGAGTGCCGTGCAGCTGCATGGCCGCCTGTCAGGTCTTTACGTGACCGCGGTCGCCGCGTATTATCCCGTTCTGCGTGTCGTGCGCCCCGCCGATCTGGCGGCGGAAGCAGACATGTGGCACGGGCACAACGGCGTCACGCTGATGCTGGACGCGCCCGAACCCGGCGGCGGCATTCCGCTCGACTGGAATGCGCTGCGCCCTCTCTTCCCCCACGGGGCGTGGCTGGCCGGAGGTCTGGGTGCGGGGAACGTGGCGGCCGCCATGCAAGCCCTGAACCCGGCTGGGGTGGACGCCGTGAGCCGCCTGGAATCAGGGCCCGGCGTGAAGGACCCGGCTGCCGTGCGGGCTTTCGTTCAGGAAGCGCGCCGCGCGGCCCAGAGTTATCCACAGTGA
- a CDS encoding phosphotransferase has translation MTDAVRRETTLHLLLTRPGGAEVACRTLTVDHPVYYGEHVLEAARAVGVEGWLGRRLAFTGHGTGEDGVTRATCAWQLFTPDLTGAAPGPDELRELADAARASTRTPWFGPHWHADALSWLDDELAAQDRPRLGTPVVLKHWQISLLWRVPTQGGDVYFKAVPDFFAREVTVTCALSGVPGAAPPVLAADTRRGLLLLDGCGEAGGDPAAVLRQLARVQRATLPLLPELNLRDRGPAYLLARLDALFSDASLHADEHGPHPDALTPEEAATLRARRPELEAALERLRASPIPLTLGHGDLHSGNVTTRGKQVTLLDWSDASLTHPFLDANPAYLCPDGTDPVTLDAARDAYLREWTDLAPPDDLRALHADAMLAGEVYRALGYFDGIQGAVEDRREWAGAHLWHLRRLRHALMNRLPPPPCP, from the coding sequence ATGACCGATGCCGTGCGGCGCGAGACGACCCTGCACCTCCTCCTGACGCGGCCCGGCGGGGCGGAGGTCGCCTGCCGGACCCTGACCGTCGATCACCCCGTGTATTACGGCGAGCACGTGCTGGAGGCCGCGCGGGCAGTGGGCGTGGAGGGCTGGCTGGGGCGGCGGCTGGCCTTCACCGGGCACGGAACAGGGGAGGATGGCGTGACCCGCGCCACCTGTGCGTGGCAGCTGTTCACCCCCGACCTGACCGGTGCGGCGCCCGGCCCGGACGAGCTGCGTGAACTCGCGGACGCCGCGCGGGCTTCCACCCGCACGCCCTGGTTCGGGCCGCACTGGCACGCGGACGCCCTGAGCTGGCTGGATGACGAACTCGCCGCGCAGGACCGCCCGCGCCTGGGGACCCCGGTCGTGCTGAAACACTGGCAGATCAGCCTGCTGTGGCGCGTGCCCACGCAGGGCGGGGACGTGTACTTCAAGGCCGTGCCGGACTTCTTCGCGCGGGAGGTGACCGTCACCTGCGCGCTGTCCGGCGTGCCCGGCGCGGCCCCACCCGTCCTGGCCGCCGACACCCGGCGCGGCCTGCTGCTGCTGGACGGCTGCGGCGAGGCCGGAGGTGACCCCGCCGCGGTCCTGCGGCAGCTGGCGCGGGTGCAGCGCGCCACCCTGCCCCTGCTGCCGGAGCTGAACCTGCGGGACCGCGGCCCGGCGTACCTGCTGGCCCGGCTGGACGCCCTGTTCAGTGACGCGAGCCTGCACGCCGACGAGCACGGCCCGCACCCGGACGCCCTGACCCCCGAGGAGGCCGCCACGCTGCGCGCCCGCCGCCCCGAACTGGAGGCCGCCCTGGAGCGGCTGCGCGCCAGCCCGATCCCCCTCACGCTGGGACACGGGGACCTGCACAGCGGGAACGTCACCACGCGCGGGAAGCAGGTGACGCTACTCGACTGGTCCGACGCCAGCCTCACCCACCCGTTCCTCGACGCGAACCCCGCCTACCTGTGCCCGGACGGCACCGACCCCGTCACGCTGGACGCCGCACGCGACGCGTACCTGCGCGAATGGACGGACCTCGCCCCGCCCGACGACCTGCGGGCCCTGCACGCCGATGCGATGCTGGCCGGAGAGGTATACCGCGCCCTGGGCTACTTCGACGGGATTCAGGGCGCGGTCGAGGACCGGCGCGAGTGGGCGGGCGCGCACCTGTGGCACCTGCGCCGCCTGCGCCATGCTCTGATGAACCGGTTACCGCCACCTCCCTGCCCGTGA
- the cobT gene encoding nicotinate-nucleotide--dimethylbenzimidazole phosphoribosyltransferase encodes MLPDLTALLTAIQPADADAMGRARARQAQLTKPAGALGDLEDLSVRLAGVLGSERPDPRGVAVIVAAGDHGVARAGVSAYPPEVTPAMVANFLADTPAGPGGAAVNALARAVGARVYVMDAGVNADLPDHPALVRAALRRGTHDLSVQAAMSVEEARALILAGAALARRAIEDGADVLIPGEMGIGNTTPAAVITARLLGLDAARVTGRGTGVDDARLAHKVAVIRAALERTPTIDPLEVLAEFGGFEIAAMLGVMLQAAASRRAVILDGFVEGSAALIGVTLTPHLRDYLFPAGECAEIGHAAQLAHLGLKPMFHLNLRLGEGTGGVLAAPILLGAAATLREMRTFAEAGVPGA; translated from the coding sequence ATGCTTCCTGACCTGACGGCCCTCCTGACCGCCATCCAGCCTGCCGATGCCGACGCGATGGGGCGGGCGCGGGCGCGGCAGGCGCAGCTGACGAAACCGGCGGGGGCGCTGGGTGACCTGGAGGACCTGTCGGTGCGGCTGGCGGGCGTGCTGGGCAGCGAGCGGCCCGACCCGCGCGGCGTGGCGGTGATCGTCGCGGCCGGGGATCACGGGGTGGCGCGCGCGGGCGTGAGTGCGTACCCGCCCGAGGTGACCCCGGCGATGGTCGCGAACTTCCTGGCGGACACCCCCGCCGGGCCGGGCGGCGCGGCCGTGAACGCGCTGGCGCGGGCGGTGGGCGCGCGGGTGTACGTGATGGACGCCGGGGTGAACGCCGACCTGCCCGACCACCCGGCGCTGGTCCGCGCGGCCCTGCGGCGCGGCACGCATGACCTGAGCGTACAGGCGGCCATGAGCGTGGAGGAGGCGCGGGCGCTGATCCTGGCGGGCGCGGCGCTGGCCCGCCGGGCCATTGAGGACGGCGCGGACGTCCTGATTCCCGGTGAGATGGGCATCGGGAACACCACCCCGGCAGCGGTCATCACGGCGCGCCTGCTGGGCCTGGACGCGGCGCGGGTGACAGGGCGCGGCACCGGAGTGGACGACGCGCGGCTGGCGCACAAGGTCGCCGTGATCCGCGCGGCGCTGGAGCGCACGCCGACCATCGACCCGCTGGAGGTGCTGGCCGAGTTCGGCGGCTTCGAGATCGCCGCGATGCTGGGCGTCATGCTCCAGGCCGCCGCCAGCCGCCGCGCCGTGATCCTCGACGGCTTCGTGGAGGGCAGCGCCGCCCTGATCGGCGTGACCCTCACCCCGCACCTGCGTGACTATCTGTTCCCCGCCGGGGAGTGCGCCGAGATCGGGCACGCGGCGCAACTGGCGCACCTGGGCCTGAAGCCCATGTTCCACCTGAACCTGCGCCTGGGCGAGGGCACGGGCGGCGTGCTGGCCGCGCCCATCCTGCTCGGGGCGGCGGCCACCCTGCGCGAGATGCGCACCTTCGCCGAGGCGGGCGTACCGGGTGCCTGA